GCCGGCATTACCTGTTATATTTTCAGAGTTCAGGAGGAATCTCTAATGTCTGCCGATAAGGAATCCGCGCATCTTGATTTAAGTGAGAAGGGAAGGGCCAAGGACGGCACTGCGCTGTCCTCGAACCGTCGTTTGTTCATGCAGCTTCTCGCGTTCGGCGGCTGCATGGACACAAAAAAGCTCGTTGAGAAGTTAGAACGGACGGAAATGGACGCCGCTCTCTACGCCGATATCAATGACCCTTACGGAGTTGGCCTCATCGCTATGAGCGAAGACCCCGATTTCTTTGTGAGCGAGCTAAGGAGCTTTCTCACGCAGAAGCCGTTTACGGACCTCACTCCCAAGCCGGAATACACCATGCTCGGCAGGACCTATTCATTCGGCTATGAGCCCGACCTCGACAGGGTGCTTGTCGAGGGGCCGCGGGAACGGGTGCTTGACCCGGGTCTCCCCTGGGTAATATGGTATCCGTTAAGAAGAAACAAACAGTTCGAGACACTGCCCGAAGACGAGCAAAGGGCGGTGCTGGGCGAGCACGGAAAGCTCGGTTTTAAATTCGGAAGCGCGGGCTACGCAAAGGATATACGCCTTGCCTGTCACGGCCTCGACAAGAACGACAACGATTTTGTAATAGGGATTCTCGGCAAGGAACTCCCCTCCATGTCCATACTCATTCAGACCATGCGCAAGACGAAACAGACATCGATGTATCTTGAAAGCCTCGGGCCTTTTTTTGTCGGCAAGGTTTTATGGCAGGGTGAGTCCCGGGGTTAGGGCCTTTACCCGGTTTAGTCTTTCAGGCGTAACGCTTTCTATAATATGTATCTGCTGAGGTCCCTGTCCTTTACTATATCGGCTATCTTTTCCCTCACGTATTTAGCGTCGATAACGATTTTCTCGTCCCCCATATCGGGCGCGTTAAAGGATATGTCGTCGAGCATCCTCTCCATGATAGTATGAAGCCTTCTCGCCCCTATGTTCTCCGTCGACTCGTTTACGTTCTGCGCTGTCTCGGCTATTTCCTGTATGGAGTCGTCCGAGAACTCAAGCTCTATGTTCTCTGTATTCAGCAGTTCCACGTACTGCTTGATGAGCGCGTTTTTGGGCTGAGTCAGGATATTTACAAAGTCCTCCGTCGTCAGGGGTTCGAGTTCCACCCTGATGGGGAACCTCCCCTGAAGCTCCGGTATCAGGTCTGACGGTTTCGATACGTGGAAAGCTCCAGCGCCGATAAAAAGTATGTGGTCGGTTCTGACCATCCCGTGCTTCGTGTTAACTGTACATCCCTCTATTATAGGCAGCAGGTCCCTCTGAACACCTTCCCTCGATACGTCTGGCCCGGCAGAGCTTTCGCGTCCGGCGACCTTGTCGATTTCGTCTATGAATATAATCCCCGACTGCTCGACCCTTTCGATCGCGAGCTTTACCACGTTGTCCATGTCGATTAACTTCTGCGCCTCTTCCTGCATGAGCACTTCCATGGCTTCGGGTACTTTAACCTTTCTCTTTTTAGTCTTTTTCGGAAACAAATTCCCGAGCATGTCGGATATGTTTACGTCCATTTCCTCAAGCCCTGTAGGCGAGAAAACCTGTATAGGGAAGTTTCTCGATGTAACTTCTATGTCGACGAATCTATCGTCCAGCTTTCCCTCTCTGAGCAGCTTTCTCAGTTTCTCTCTTGTGTCGGTAGGGGTCTCGGCAGAAGGAGTCTCCCCCGGTGCAACCGGCGTAGACGGAAAGAGCAGGTCAAGCATTCTTTCTTCCGCGAGTTCCTCGGCTTTCGCTTTGACCGTCTCTTTTTCTTCATCAGTTATCATTTTAATGGCTATATCCGTAATATCCCGGATCATTGACTCGACGTCCCTCCCCACGTATCCGACCTCCGTGAATTTCGATGCCTCCACCTTGAGGAACGGCGCCTGCGCGAGTTTGGCGAGCCTCCGGGCTATCTCCGTTTTCCCGACGCCCGTAGGACCTATCATCAGGATGTTTTTAGGGGCTATTTCATCTTTGAGTTCGGGGGAAACGCGCTGGCGTCTCCAGCGGTTCCTCAGCGCAATGGAAACCGCCCTCTTAGCTTTATTCTGCCCGATAATATATCTGTCGAGCTCCGATACTATCTCTCTTGGCGTAAAAAATGTCTCACTGCTCATTGGATTCAAGTTCCTCTACTGTAATTTTGTCATTAGTATAAATGCAAATTTCCGACGCGATTTTTAGAGATTCCTCAGCAATTTCCCGGGCGCCCAACTGGGAATGATTTGAAAGCGCTTTTGCGGCCGCCTGTGCGTACGCGCCGCCTGATCCCACGGCTATCACGTTGTCGTCCGGCTCCAGCACGTCCCCGCTTCCGGAGATAAGAAACATGCTCTCCTTATCCGCTACCGCGAGCAGCGCTTCGAGTCTTCTCAGTATCCTGTCTGTCCTCCAGTCCCTCGCAAGCTCCACGGCGGCTCTTCTCAGATTGCCCCTGAACTCCTCCAGCTTTGCTTCGAACTTGTCAAACAGCGTCATGGCGTCGGCTGTGGCGCCAGCGAATCCCACCAGCACCTGGCCTTCGAAGATCTTTCTCACCTTTTTAGCGGAATGTTTTACAGCCGCGTTTCCGAGTGTAACCTGACCGTCCCCCGCCATAGCGACCTTTCCCCTGGCTTTGACGCATACTATTGTTGTTCCGTGAAAGTTTTCCATATCTATGCTCTCGGATGAGTTTTGTCGTATATCTCCATTAATTTTTCGATAGAGGTATGAGTGTACCTCTGAGTCGTGGAGAGGCTTTTGTGGCCCAGCATCTCCTGTATAGCTCTCAGGTCGGCCCCTCCCCCCAGCAGGTGTGTCGCGAACGTATGCCGAAGCACGTGAGGGCTCACGTTCTTGGGTATTCCCGCCTTCTTGGCGTACTTCTTTATTATCCTGTCTATGCTCCTCACCGTAAGTCTGCCACCCCTTGCATTCACGAAAAGCCAGTCTCCCTTCGGATTCAGATCGAGCCTTCCCCGGAGGTATTTTTTCAGGGCATCAGCGGCTCTTGACCCCACGGGAACCATTCTCTCTTTATTCCCTTTGCCTAACACCTTTACCGTGAGGTTGTCCAAGTCCAGATTGTTTAAATCTACGCCGACAAGCTCGCTTACCCTGAGCCCACTCGAGTAGAGTAATTCGAGTATTGCGCTGTCCCGGTCTTCGAGCACCCCGCCGCCGCCCGGCTTTTCAAGGAGTTTTATCACTTCATCTACCGTGAGAAAGGTCGGAAGCCTTTTTTCCCCCCGGGGCGTCGGAACGAGCTTCGCAAGGTTATTTTTTATAACTCCGTTCTTCATTAAGAACTCGAAAAACGTCCTTACGGAAGCCAGCTTCCGTGAAATAGAGGTCTTGTGATTTCTTGTATAGAGGCTGCCTATAAACGCCCTCACGTGGCTCTCGTCCAGGAGCGCCATGTCAGGGGTTCCCTCATCTTCCGGTATTAGTTGTTTTACCCTTATTACGCCGAAGAACTCTTTGATGTCGGTAAGGTAGGCCTTCACGGTGTGATTCGAATAGTTTCTCTCGGAAGTTAAGTAATCCTTGAAGCTTTGAATGTATCGGTCCATGACTTTATTCTTATTAATATAAACACCGCTCTGTGTCTTTCAATGGATTAAAATTATTATCCCAGGAATAAGGAAAATCTGTTTAAGTCGGTAAGATTCCGAATGAGCCGGTCAATATTAATATGTCAGGGCAGCCGGGCCGATATTCGAATTTTAATTCTTTGAATTTTCAAAGCCTCTGTAATCTTCGGTTAATTCATCGTAAAAGAGGCCCGAGAGCTGAACTCTTTTTGCGCCTATGTATCTGCTTCTATAATAACGCTTGTTGATATTATCTATTGTGACCATCTTAGACGCGGAAGAGGCGTGGATGAATTCTTCGTTTCCCAGATAGATGCCGACATGCGACGGGTATTTCGCATACGTCTGGAAAAATACCAGATCTCCGGAATCGAGCTGGCTCCTTTCCACTCTGGCCCCAGCCCTGTAGTAAATATCCCTTGCGGTTCTGGGCAGTTCGACATTGAACCGGCTGAATATTTTCTTCACATAGCCGGAACAGTCTATACCGGTCGTGAAGTCATAACCGCCGAATTTATAAGGCGCGCCCAGATATTTCTTGGCTACCTGTATTATGCTTTCCTTTGAGAATCTGCCGTTTTTAACCCCCGAATCATCTACCTTGTGATGTCCGTTGGTATTGTTGAGAGCCTTTTCCGATACGGCTACATACTTTGTCGCCTGTTTGTTGTGTCCGGGTATGTAGAGCACCTGATTTACTCTGATTATATTGCCTTTAATATTATTTTCTCTCTTAAGCTCTTTCACGGATACACCGTGCCGTTTTGCTATGGCCCCCAGCGTGTCACCCCTCTTGACCACGTACTCACTTTTTACGGCAGGCGTTTTAGCTATAACGGTGTTTGTTGCCGCACCGCCGGAATCGGTTGAATAGATTCCGGGGATGTTCAGTTTCATGCCGACCCATACTTTATCGCTAGTGAGACCGTTTGCCGATTTCAGCTCTTTTACCGAGACGCCGAATCTGCTCCCGATTTTACCCAGAGTGTCTCCCGCAGCAACAGTATATTTGGAGGTTGTGACCTTTTCCTGCGGGACCGGTATGAGAAGTACGTCGCCCGCGTTGATCGTATCGTTTTTTAAAGCGCTTGTCTTTTTTAATTCGCTGACAGTCACGCCGAATCCGCTTGCTATTCCGCTCAGTGTATCTCCACTCTTCACCACATATCTCTTTTTGATGTATATATCGCTAACCTGAGAAGGGTCTTTTTCCCGGACTACAATCGCTATCTTTTCTTCAGAACCGGGGACTCTCAAAACCTGCCCAATTCTGAGTGTGCTGTTCTGTAGTCCGTTCAGGTTTTTCAGCTCCCTCTGGGATATCCCGAATTTAATAGCCAGGTGCCCCAGCGTATCGCCTTTCTTAACAGTGTACTTGTCTGTAAGTTGTGAGTTTGATACGGTCTCTACTTTCTCTTCCGCTCCAGCCGTTACGGTCCGAGCGGTTCCGGAGGTATTTAGAATCAGCTTTTGACCGATTCTTATATTGTTTGTTTTCAGGTTATTTCTATTTTTTATCTCATTTACCGAAACTCCGAACTTCCGTGATAAATCATGGAGATTATCGCCCCTTTTTACGGTGTATTCGGCGGGAATGGATGATACGGGTATTTTCGGGGTTTTTGCTGATTTCCCCTCATCGGTTTTTGTTTTTTGATCTTCCCTGTCGGCAAGCGCGCTCTCCGGGGTTACGTCCCGGGATACGGCGCCGGGTACGGCAAGTTTCTGTCCGATCTGAAGCACCTTGCCGTCGAGGTTATTAAGCTTTATCAATTCTTTAGTGCTGACGCCCAGTTTTTCGGCAATCTCGCCCGGGGTGTCGCCCTTGCGTACGGTATATACGGCGGGCACTGAACGAGTTTCTACCGACCTTTCAGTAGGCTCGGACTGTTTTTTGTCCTTGGTTGACGGTTTACCGGACGCGACTCCCGGGTCCGGGATTTTTTTATCTTCGGGGCTGAGACCCGGAACCCTGAGTACCTGCCCTATCCGCAGGTTTCTGCTTTCGATCCCGTTTAACTTTATTAATTCTCTGGTGCTGACGCCCAGTTTCTCGGCAATCTCGCCCGGTGTATCCCCTTTACGGACAGTGTATCTGCCGTTAGGCGCGTTTGTTTCAGGCGTACCGGATTTTGCCGTGCTTTCGTTTGACTGAGCAGGCTTTCCCTCTTTGGCAAGGGATTTGATTTTGAGGACCTGACCGATCTGTAAACTATCGCTTTTCAAGCCGTTTAATTTTTTTATTTCACGGCTTGTAGTGCTGAACTTTACCGCGATATGCCCGAGCGTATCGCCCTTCTTGACCACGTATTCATTATTATTGCTTATACTGCCTGTATTAGTAGTTTTACTGCCTGGACCTTTTGCTTCGGGAATTTCTAATACGTTACCGATGTCTAATCTATTGCTTGTTAAGTGGTTTGACTTTTTTAAATCTTCGACTGATACTCCGAATTTTCTGGATAAATCGTAAAGGTTATCTCCTTTTTGCACGACATATTTTGTTGCCGCCAGAGCTGTTGCCGGAAGGAGAATTGCAATGAGTATTACAAGGGAACGCCTAATTACCATACCTATACCTCCTGCAGAGACAAATTCTGTAATTATTCCTTTGCCGGATTAACTCCGGATACTCGGGCAAGCCTCTTAAATCGGATTTTCAAAGAACTAAGTAAATTACTTAAATATTGGGACAGATTATACACGATAAATTTCGGATATGTAAATGGAATTATACAAAATCGGCTAATTTTCCGGCGGGGCTTCAAAAACAATTTTTGCCTTTAATTCTTAAGCAAATTTCCTATTGGTTGAGGATCGGATTATTTTTAATCAGCCATTCACGGAGCGGGAGCCCCAGGAAGTGCATAATATTTATCGAGCCGTCCTCGTCCCTTTCCCTTATCAATATCTGTCTAATCAGACGTGAAGCTATTTTTTCCAAATCCTCCGGGTTCAAGCCACCCGTGTCGATAATTTCCGTAAACCTCAAAGTAATAACCCCCATTTTCGGCACGCTGAACTCCGCATCCCCGGAGTACTCGATGTTGAATGTAACATCGGAATTTCCGGAGTTGTCAGCGGGAATATCTGTTATTCCAACTATTCGGATGTAGTCGAGTGTAGGCAAATCCCGCTCCGTTTATCAAGTTATTTATCGCCTGAAGTGGCCGCTTGACTGACATACCGGGCCGACTGCTTCAATCAGCAAGTTAATCGATAATGTTCGTGCATACGTAGAGAAACTCTTCCCCAAGCTCCCAGTTGAGCGTCATTATCTGGATTTCGCCCCTGTCGGATAGCTCGCGCAGCGATTCCACGACCTCGATTTTGGTTTGATCGTGGTTGAGATCCGGATTGGATTCCATGATCGCCCGTGTCAGTTTGTCGGTGTTTGAGTTGCCCTGACCGGCGCCCCCGCATAGAATTTTGAGAATCTTTTCTCCAAGATCATTCATCGAATTGCAGCCTTGATTGTACAGTTTAACGGACAAGCTCGTTTCATACTTTCCCAACCCGGTTTCCCGGTATCTTATCTTAAAATCTATTACGAAATATAGTGTATTATAGAGTAAAGCGCAATACTGCCTGTCTCGGATTCTGACGTGCCCGATCGTTTGGCGGTGAATAATACGGCTGATGAAAGTCTTAATATACACTCATGAATTTCCGCCCTTTCTGGGAGGGCTCGCGACGACAAGCTATAAGCTTGCAAAGGGAATTTCCGTGTCCGGCGCCGATGTCGCCGTGCTCGCGCCCGGCTACGGTGCGGGCGACAGACTTGCGGATGCTGAGCTTGAGCGCAGGGTCATCAGGATACCCGGACTTGGCGGGAAATGGGTGAAGGCGCTGCCGCTCTTCGATATCATCCTGGGCTGGCTCTATCTCTGTGTAACAATACTCCGCGGGAAACCGGATATAGTCCTTTTTATAACCGAGGAGGCTGAAGCGGCGGGCGGGCTATTGCCTTATTTTCCCTTTAAGCCGGTCGTCCGCGTTGCGGGTTCGGGTATTACAACATGTTTTTACGGAAACAGGTTCTTTAAAAAAATCATGCGTTTTCCTATGAAGAGGCTTTACGACCGTTCCCGGCTGATTATCGCGGTGAGTAAAAATACCGGTGAGCTTCTCGAAAGCGTTGGGGTGCCGGGCGGGAGAATAAAGGTCATCTACAACGGGGTGGAAGAGGAAATGCTCACCAGAAAGCCCCACAGGGAAAAGCTCTCCGGAATGAGAAAGAGATACGGCATACATGACGACACAAAAGTTCTTCTCACGGTGGCGAGGGTGCTTCCCAGAAAGGGCCAGGACACTGTCATAAGAGCTCTGCCCACGGTCCTCGAGGAGTTTCCGAATACGGTATATATAATCGTTGGCGAGGGCAGGTACAGGGAACAATTCAGGGAGCTTGCGATTGACACCGGGGTTGGTGGCAGGGTTATTTTCACCGGCGGGGTGAGGCATGAGGAGATTATGGATTACATCGATCTATGCGACATCTTTGTCATGCCCAACAGGTACTGGAACAATAAAATCGAAGGGCTTCCCAATGCCCTCATAGAGGCGAGCGCAAGGGGGAAGCCGGTAATAGCCGGAAGTCACGGGGGCTCGGTCGAGGCCGTTCGGAGCGGCGTGACGGGATTGCTCGCGGACCCGGAAAGCGCAAGCAATGTCGCCGAAGCGGTGCTCGCTCTACTAAGAGACCCGGAGAAAGCCCGCCTCATGGGCGAGAACGGAAGGCAATCGGTCGAGGAATTTCATACAGTGACAGGGATGATAAATAATTATCTCAGCGCTATAAAAACTGTCTATAATAACGACGGAAATGCTTGAGTTGTGACGGAATCACATGCCCGATTCGAATAATCTCCAGAGAAAACTTTTTTTAAACGCCTCCTGGCTCTTTAGCGGTAAGTTCGTATCAGGGGTTTCGGGCGCGCTTCAGACGGTGCTCCTGGCAAGGATTCTCGGGGTCACCGATTACGGGCTCTTTCAGCTGGTTATCGCCTATATCGCGATTATGAATCAGTTCTTCGACGTCAGAGTTTGGGAAACGGCGATCAAGTACATCGGTACTTACTGGGGAAATAATGAAATAGATAAAACCCTGTCCATGATAAAACTGTCCTATCTTCTCGATGTGGCGAGCGGCGCGTTTTCATTCGTAATCGCCATAGTTACGGCAAAACTCATCAGCACGTATATAATTCATTCTCCCGATGCGTACATATACATCTGGATTTATGCTCTGAGCCTCTTCATCGAGACCGCGAAACTCACATCAGACGCCATATTGAGAGTGTTCGACAAGTTCAAAAAGATAGCTTTATTAAATACCGTAGAGAGCATTATAAAACTTCTTTTAGTAGCCGTTTTTCTATTTGCGGGATATGGAATAAAGGGGGCGCTGTACGCTTTTGTACTTTCTAATTTTATAGCGTTTGCGCTAAGAATGTGGGTCGTGATCAGGACTCTTTACGAGAAGAATCTCGGGAACTGGCTGGGGGCGGATATATTTTTAATAAAGGGTCAGTGGAAAGAGATTGCCTGGTTTCTCGGAAACACGAGCTTTATGGCGACGCTCAAAACCGGTAATGACAAGTATCTGGGAATGATGATTCTCGGATTTTTTGCCGGAAAGGAAGCGGTCGCTTTTTACAGAATAGCGAATTCGGTCGCGACGATTGTGAACCGCGTGGTCGATACCCTCTATGAGGCTATTTTCCCCGAGTTGATTAAATTTACGAGCTCAAGCTCCTTAGGTCAGTTCAGGAAATTTATAAAAGAGTCCACAAAAAACCTCCTGAAGCTAATAATCCCTGTGACGGTAATAATTATAGCGCTTGCCGAACCTATAGTGAGATACGCGTTCGGGTCTGATTACCTTCCGGCGGTAAACGCCCTCAGAATACTCGCTCTGGGAGTGCTGATCGCAAGATATACGTACTGGATCAACCCGGCGCTCCTTGCGTTGGGGAGACCCGGCGTCAGAACCCTGTTCTACGTGGTTACAACCGCCGCTTATCTTGCGCTTATGCTGATTCTGGTTCCCCCGTACTCGTATATCGGCGCGGCTTTCGCCTTTCTCGGGTTTGCCGTAATCAAATCGGGGCTCTCTTTTGCCGTATTCGGGAAATTGATGAGAAAGGCTGAAAAAGGGGGCTAGGAGACCTGCGCCTCTCACGCTTATAGCCCAAAAGCCTGCTGGCTTCGTCTATTCCGAAATTAATCCGTTTTTATGGATAAAGTCGGCAAACAGCTCTGCCTTCTTCTCGGCGCCCAGCTCGTTTACGTGTCGCCCGTCCGCCCAGTATTTTTTGTCTTTGGGCATGACGGAGGCGAAGTCGAATAACGGGGCTCCGTTGCTCGCTGCAACTTCTTTTACAACCTCGTTATTTTCGGCGAAACCCTTTTGGTAAAAATCCATGGAGGCGTAATCGTCGAAGTAAGGCGAATACGCCCAGGTAGAAAGCATTATATCCGCGTCGTTCGCCCTGGATACCGCAATCATATTGTTAAGGTTCCTTCTGAAATAGACGGGCGGGTTCTTTTCAAGAAGCTCACCGGGGTTGTGGTCTTTTACCGAATACGGGCCGTAGCCGGTATCCGCGTTTACGAAATTCCCGATACCCACCTGGGTCGTAATCCCCGACTTCCTGAGGAGCACCCTGAACAGCGCGCTGTGCTCGAGTAGCGGGACCGAAGGGGATTCCCACTGCTTTCTTCTGCCTGAATTATCTCCCCTGTACGATTCGGGGTCTACCAATCTGGTATGGACGTCGTTCGTACCGTGATAGACGATTATTAGATCGGGCTCTATATCCAGCACACGGAATTCGAGGTTGATCAGGGATTCCCAGGAATTGTATCCTCCTACGCCCGCATTTATTACCTCCACTTTCTCGTAGCCGTATCTGTCCCTTAGTATTTTTTGCAGTTGAGCCGTAAATGTCTTTTCGTTGTCTTTGACCTCAATGGTGTATGTGCTGGAGCCGCCCAGAGCGACAATCCTGAACACGCCGTCAGGCTTTTTGGCCGGGAATTCCCTGTCCCTGTACCCGAGAGAGTTATGGCTCGTTTTTCCTCTTCTGTATTCCGGGTTCGGATAGTAGTTCAAATAGTGGTGGCGTATGTATCTCTGGTTGTCCGGGCTCAGGTAGGAGTACAGGGAGTACTCCAGCTTCACCTCCTCCGGCGCGATGAGCTCAAGCCAGATACGTGTTCCAATCTCGAGCGCCAGAAACGTAAAAAGGATACTGAGCAAAATCAGGATAAACTTGTTTTTAAAGGGGGTGCCGCTTGGCGCGTCGTTCATATTATGTTTCTCAGTTTATGAATAATTCCAGGGGAATTTTAAAGGTTCCGGTTTGTGTGCCGCCTGATTTTATTGATATATATTATATCACATGCATTTTAACAGTTTTTCTTTTACAAGGATCATGGATATTTATGTTTTGCGCAATATATTAACCGAGGAAAAGATTAACTTATTTCCGGAATTTTCCGGCAATCCGGAAGACCGGGTAATAGACTAGATGAATAAAATCCTTAGAAACCTTGTTTTGATATTGTTTTCAATAATCGCCGCGCTTCTCGTAGCCGAGGGTATTTCGAGGGTCCTTTTCGATCCGATCGATTTCCTCAAGCCCAAGCGGGTCTCAGACCGCATACTCAGGTACAGGATTGAGCCCGGCACCGGTGCGCATGACTCGTTGGGTTTCAGAAACAGTCTCGTGCCGGAGACAGCGGATGTAGTCGCAATCGGCGACTCCCACACCTACGGTATAAGCGCCACTGCGACCGACTCATGGCCGTCTCAGCTTGAAAGGCTTACCGGATACAAGGTCTACAACCTGTCCCTCGGCGGCTACGGCCCGGCGGAATACTTGTATCTGATGGAGGAATACGCAGTCCGGTTTCATCCGAAGATCATTATCGCCGGGTTTTATCTCGGTAACGATTTAGTCGACTCTGTAAGAGCGGTATATAATGTCCCTGTCTGGAAAGACTTCAGGAGGCCCGGGTCGGTTTTATCAGAGGAGGGTGTGACGGCGGCTGATGAGAAATTCTCATACACAATAGGCGACTGGCTTCCGGGGCACAGCGTTCTATACAGGCTCGTAAGCTCGTCCTTCGTCGGAGATAGCTTGAGGCAGAGGAGGAGGCTCAAGCGGGGGGAAGAGATAGTTATGTATGAGAATGAGGATATCGGTATCAACACGGGGTTTACGCCTGACGAAAGGCTCGAAGGCCTTGATTTAGGCAGACCTGAAGTCAGGGAAGGTCTCGAATTAAGCCTGGAGTTTTTCAGGCGTATGAGTGAGCTTGCCGTGAGGAACAATATTGAATTTCTCGTGGTGATGATTCCAACCAAAGAGAGTGTGTTTAAAGATTACATCGAGGGAAACAAGGGCTTGCCTTCATCACGAGAAATTGACGAGCTCATAGAAAATGAACACGAGGTAAATAAAATCGTAAAGAGTTTCTTTCATACAAACGGCATCGATTACGTAGATACGCTTGAACCGCTTTCGAATCGGGCGGGCAAGGAGCAGCTGTATCCCAACAACTTCGGCGGCCATACGAATAAAAACGGCTACAGGATAATAGCCGAGTCCGTTAAAAATAATCTGGGGAATAATTAGAATGGTTATTACGTTTCCCGGGCGGCCCGGTTTACATGTCGTGATCGGGCTTTTATAATTTTCCTTCTCTATGACGAGAATAAAGATATGCGGAATTACTAATCGGGAAGACGCGATGAGGGCGGCTAAGCTGGGCGCCGACGCGCTGGGATTCATCTTCTACAGGGGAAGCAGGAGATATATTGACCCCGGTATCGCCGCGCGGATAGTCGGTTCTCTCCCCCCTTTCATTACCACTGTGGGTGTCTTTGTAAATCAGAGCCTGGATGAGATAGCTTCGCTGAAAGAGAAGACGGGTATTGACGCTGTTCAGCTGCACGGGGACGAAAGCCCGGAGTTTTGTAACGCAGTTCCATACAAGCTAATTAAGGCCCTCAGGATTAAAGACAATATCGACAGAGAAGAAGTTGAACTTTATTCCGTACAGGCTATCCTCTTTGATAAGCACTCGGAGGATAGTTACGGCGGGACGGGCAGGAGTTTTAACTGGGATATTTTAAGGAATCTCGATATATCTAAAGAAATTATTCTCTCCGGCGGACTCACTCCCGAAAACGTCTGTCAGGCCATGGAAACGGTAAAACCTTACGGGGTCGATGTGAGCAGCGGTGTGGAAGACTCTCCGGGCAAAAAAAATCACGTGAAACTTAGAAAATTTATTGAGGCGGTGAGAAATGGCTACTAAACAGGTGCTGCCGGATGAATTGGGGCATTACGGAATATTCGGTGGCAGATACGTGTCCGAAACACTTATGCCCGCAATATTGCAGCTTGAGAAGGCGTATGAGGAAATAAAGGATGCCCCCGAATTCAATAGGGAGTTCGAATACTATTTAACGCAATATGTAGGACGCCCCACCCCTCTTTATTTCGCCGAGAGGATGACGAATGAGCTCGGCGGGGCTAAGATTTACCTCAAACGCGAAGACCTCGCCCACACGGGGGCTCACAAGATCAACAACACAATAGGTCAGGCTCTTCTCGCCTCCCGTATGGGGAAAAAGAGGATAATAGCCGAGACGGGGGCCGGGCAGCACGGAGTCGCAACGGCCACAGTAGCCGCGCTCCTCGATATGGAGTGTGAAATATTCATGGGGCTTGAGGATACCAGGCGCCAGGCCCTCAACGTTATACGGATGAAGCTTCTGGGCGCCGGGGTGAGAGAGGTTTCTCAGGGGACGCAAACCTTGAAAGACGCCATGAACGAAGCCATGAGGGACTGGATAACGAATGTAAGGGATACATTCTACATAATAGGAAGCGTCGCGGGACCTCATCCCTACCCGATGATGGTGAGGGATTTTCAGTCTGTGATCGGAAAGGAGGCGA
This is a stretch of genomic DNA from Deltaproteobacteria bacterium. It encodes these proteins:
- a CDS encoding chlorite dismutase family protein, yielding MSADKESAHLDLSEKGRAKDGTALSSNRRLFMQLLAFGGCMDTKKLVEKLERTEMDAALYADINDPYGVGLIAMSEDPDFFVSELRSFLTQKPFTDLTPKPEYTMLGRTYSFGYEPDLDRVLVEGPRERVLDPGLPWVIWYPLRRNKQFETLPEDEQRAVLGEHGKLGFKFGSAGYAKDIRLACHGLDKNDNDFVIGILGKELPSMSILIQTMRKTKQTSMYLESLGPFFVGKVLWQGESRG
- the hslU gene encoding ATP-dependent protease ATPase subunit HslU; the encoded protein is MSSETFFTPREIVSELDRYIIGQNKAKRAVSIALRNRWRRQRVSPELKDEIAPKNILMIGPTGVGKTEIARRLAKLAQAPFLKVEASKFTEVGYVGRDVESMIRDITDIAIKMITDEEKETVKAKAEELAEERMLDLLFPSTPVAPGETPSAETPTDTREKLRKLLREGKLDDRFVDIEVTSRNFPIQVFSPTGLEEMDVNISDMLGNLFPKKTKKRKVKVPEAMEVLMQEEAQKLIDMDNVVKLAIERVEQSGIIFIDEIDKVAGRESSAGPDVSREGVQRDLLPIIEGCTVNTKHGMVRTDHILFIGAGAFHVSKPSDLIPELQGRFPIRVELEPLTTEDFVNILTQPKNALIKQYVELLNTENIELEFSDDSIQEIAETAQNVNESTENIGARRLHTIMERMLDDISFNAPDMGDEKIVIDAKYVREKIADIVKDRDLSRYIL
- the hslV gene encoding ATP-dependent protease subunit HslV, coding for MENFHGTTIVCVKARGKVAMAGDGQVTLGNAAVKHSAKKVRKIFEGQVLVGFAGATADAMTLFDKFEAKLEEFRGNLRRAAVELARDWRTDRILRRLEALLAVADKESMFLISGSGDVLEPDDNVIAVGSGGAYAQAAAKALSNHSQLGAREIAEESLKIASEICIYTNDKITVEELESNEQ
- the xerC gene encoding tyrosine recombinase XerC → MDRYIQSFKDYLTSERNYSNHTVKAYLTDIKEFFGVIRVKQLIPEDEGTPDMALLDESHVRAFIGSLYTRNHKTSISRKLASVRTFFEFLMKNGVIKNNLAKLVPTPRGEKRLPTFLTVDEVIKLLEKPGGGGVLEDRDSAILELLYSSGLRVSELVGVDLNNLDLDNLTVKVLGKGNKERMVPVGSRAADALKKYLRGRLDLNPKGDWLFVNARGGRLTVRSIDRIIKKYAKKAGIPKNVSPHVLRHTFATHLLGGGADLRAIQEMLGHKSLSTTQRYTHTSIEKLMEIYDKTHPRA
- a CDS encoding LysM peptidoglycan-binding domain-containing protein, producing MVIRRSLVILIAILLPATALAATKYVVQKGDNLYDLSRKFGVSVEDLKKSNHLTSNRLDIGNVLEIPEAKGPGSKTTNTGSISNNNEYVVKKGDTLGHIAVKFSTTSREIKKLNGLKSDSLQIGQVLKIKSLAKEGKPAQSNESTAKSGTPETNAPNGRYTVRKGDTPGEIAEKLGVSTRELIKLNGIESRNLRIGQVLRVPGLSPEDKKIPDPGVASGKPSTKDKKQSEPTERSVETRSVPAVYTVRKGDTPGEIAEKLGVSTKELIKLNNLDGKVLQIGQKLAVPGAVSRDVTPESALADREDQKTKTDEGKSAKTPKIPVSSIPAEYTVKRGDNLHDLSRKFGVSVNEIKNRNNLKTNNIRIGQKLILNTSGTARTVTAGAEEKVETVSNSQLTDKYTVKKGDTLGHLAIKFGISQRELKNLNGLQNSTLRIGQVLRVPGSEEKIAIVVREKDPSQVSDIYIKKRYVVKSGDTLSGIASGFGVTVSELKKTSALKNDTINAGDVLLIPVPQEKVTTSKYTVAAGDTLGKIGSRFGVSVKELKSANGLTSDKVWVGMKLNIPGIYSTDSGGAATNTVIAKTPAVKSEYVVKRGDTLGAIAKRHGVSVKELKRENNIKGNIIRVNQVLYIPGHNKQATKYVAVSEKALNNTNGHHKVDDSGVKNGRFSKESIIQVAKKYLGAPYKFGGYDFTTGIDCSGYVKKIFSRFNVELPRTARDIYYRAGARVERSQLDSGDLVFFQTYAKYPSHVGIYLGNEEFIHASSASKMVTIDNINKRYYRSRYIGAKRVQLSGLFYDELTEDYRGFENSKN